A single region of the Lotus japonicus ecotype B-129 chromosome 4, LjGifu_v1.2 genome encodes:
- the LOC130712348 gene encoding uncharacterized protein LOC130712348, with amino-acid sequence MHCLSWNALCKAKDNGGLGFRDFKLFNSALVAKNWWRIKSNPESLLGKVYRAVYFPRGTIHVANRGYRPSYAWSSIIRSCEIFAKGGMWNIGNGKNVMAWSDKWVPGMDTLVYSMELAQQFGVSFVSDLMQLGLLTWNRELINFICCPPLARAILAIPLPLVPRDDVLYWPFSPDGHYSTKSGYQFLRQGAEAAVASSSQIPSLPRADWRKLWKADALPRCRETGWRACLDVLPVRASLHARGLAPDPTCPRCLAAPETAHHALLFCPTVRPIWFASSLGFRLAHECRVHEFVYDFMQVADESSLGVFLTLLYAIWSARNELCFKDKASTLEQILNHASSLSPLPPLEVPMVPQLHLPHSWSRPSPGTFKLNFDAAMAPNGDAGFGLVARNSRGEVLASACFPHGPVPSSLVAEGLSFRWAIGLAMELGFRCIVFETDCLLLFEAWKRRGGCSIVDSLILDCRRLSSGFDVFNFSFVRRTGNNVADALAKRSLLLGSLVWIEEIPQDLYGLVQSDVMACEAPVSS; translated from the coding sequence ATGCATTGTCTTAGTTGGAATGCGTTGTGCAAGGCCAAGGATAATGGCGGTCTTGGGTTCAGAGATTTTAAACTGTTTAATTCTGCTTTAGTAGCCAAAAATTGGTGGCGCATCAAATCGAACCCTGAATCCCTTCTAGGGAAGGTCTATAGAGCGGTTTATTTTCCGCGTGGCACGATTCATGTGGCTAATCGGGGTTATCGCCCGAGTTATGCTTGGTCTAGCATCATCCGTTCTTGTGAGATTTTTGCAAAAGGGGGTATGTGGAACATAGGTAATGGTAAAAATGTTATGGCTTGGTCAGACAAGTGGGTTCCAGGAATGGATACTTTGGTATATAGTATGGAGCTTGCTCAACAATTTGGAGTCTCTTTTGTGTCTGATCTTATGCAGCTAGGCTTGCTGACATGGAATAGAGAGCTGATCAATTTCATTTGTTGTCCGCCGTTGGCGCGTGCGATTTTGGCAATCCCATTGCCTCTTGTTCCTCGTGACGATGTTCTGTATTGGCCTTTCTCTCCAGATGGTCACTACTCAACAAAGTCAGGGTACCAATTCCTTCGCCAAGGTGCTGAAGCTGCTGTTGCGTCTTCTTCTCAGATTCCCTCTCTTCCGCGTGCGGATTGGAGGAAGCTTTGGAAAGCTGATGCACTTCCTCGATGCCGTGAAACGGGGTGGAGGGCATGCCTTGATGTCCTTCCGGTGAGGGCTTCCCTTCATGCGCGCGGTTTGGCCCCCGACCCGACATGCCCACGGTGTCTGGCAGCTCCGGAAACAGCCCATCATGCGCTGCTGTTTTGTCCGACGGTGCGACCAATCTGGTTTGCTAGCTCCCTTGGTTTTCGCCTAGCTCATGAGTGTCGTGTGCACGAATTTGTTTATGATTTTATGCAGGTTGCAGATGAGTCCAGCCTTGGTGTCTTTCTTACCCTGCTGTATGCAATTTGGAGTGCCCGAAATGAGCTATGTTTCAAGGACAAGGCATCCACTTTGGAGCAGATTCTGAATCATGCATCATCACTCTCACCGCTGCCACCGTTGGAGGTTCCTATGGTACCACAGCTTCACCTACCCCACTCTTGGTCTCGTCCATCACCGGGCACGTTCAAGTTAAATTTTGATGCGGCGATGGCTCCTAATGGTGACGCTGGCTTCGGTCTTGTAGCTCGGAATTCTCGTGGCGAGGTGTTGGCGTCCGCGTGCTTCCCGCACGGTCCAGTACCATCTTCTTTGGTAGCAGAGGGGCTCTCTTTCCGTTGGGCTATCGGTTTGGCTATGGAGCTTGGATTCCGGTGCATAGTGTTTGAGACAGATTGTCTCCTTCTTTTTGAGGCGTGGAAGCGCCGAGGTGGTTGTTCCATTGTAGACTCGTTGATTTTAGATTGTCGTCGTTTGTCTTCTGGTTTTGATGTTTTTAATTTCAGTTTTGTTCGCCGTACTGGCAATAATGTCGCTGATGCTTTAGCTAAGCGTTCTTTACTTTTGGGTAGTTTGGTTTGGATTGAGGAGATCCCTCAAGACCTTTATGGCTTAGTCCAGTCTGATGTAATGGCCTGTGAGGCCCCTGTTTCTTCTTAA